A genomic segment from Clostridium pasteurianum BC1 encodes:
- a CDS encoding glycosyltransferase family 2 protein, which produces MKVIKIDTYINELVSVVIPTYNRKDIIERAVNSVLNQTYKNIEIIIVDDNSNDGTEDLVSKVYSKLKNIKYIRHETNRGGNAARNTGLKYSSGKYIAFLDSDDEWFPEKLEKQLLLMHEKKADLVYTDYILFNEKTKEEHVFNNSSKKYNFIDLLGSNFIGTTSTILTTKKVLNAVNGFDEDLPSCQDWDLYIRIGNKFNICGVKLPLVKYYYHDSSITGNIDKVINGHKKVMEKIENIINSDTNLKVHRKKILAQNYERIGHCYMKFRQFSSGRKYFKKSLSSYPLNSKVMIHLITSYLGKNFLILKRYK; this is translated from the coding sequence ATTAAAATAGATACATATATAAATGAACTTGTTAGTGTTGTTATACCAACCTATAATAGAAAGGACATTATTGAGAGAGCAGTAAATAGTGTTTTAAATCAGACATATAAAAATATAGAGATAATAATAGTAGATGATAATTCCAATGATGGTACAGAAGATTTGGTATCAAAAGTATATAGTAAATTAAAAAATATAAAATATATAAGACATGAAACTAATAGAGGTGGAAATGCAGCAAGAAATACTGGTTTAAAATATAGTTCGGGTAAATACATAGCATTTTTAGATAGTGATGATGAATGGTTTCCAGAAAAATTAGAAAAACAACTTTTATTAATGCATGAAAAAAAAGCAGATTTAGTATATACAGATTATATATTGTTTAATGAAAAAACAAAAGAAGAGCATGTTTTTAATAATTCTAGTAAAAAATATAATTTTATAGATTTATTGGGAAGTAATTTTATTGGTACAACATCTACAATATTAACGACAAAAAAAGTCTTAAATGCAGTTAATGGTTTTGATGAAGATTTACCTAGTTGTCAAGATTGGGACTTATATATAAGAATAGGAAATAAGTTTAATATATGTGGAGTAAAGTTACCGCTTGTAAAATATTACTATCACGATTCAAGTATAACAGGAAATATTGATAAGGTTATTAATGGACATAAAAAGGTAATGGAAAAAATTGAAAATATTATTAATTCGGATACTAATTTAAAAGTTCATAGAAAGAAAATATTAGCACAAAATTATGAAAGAATTGGACATTGTTATATGAAATTTAGACAATTTAGTTCAGGAAGAAAGTATTTCAAAAAATCTTTGAGTTCATATCCTTTGAATTCCAAAGTAATGATACATTTAATCACTTCGTATTTAGGAAAAAATTTTTTGATATTAAAACGATACAAATAG